One Nocardioides aromaticivorans genomic window carries:
- the atpB gene encoding F0F1 ATP synthase subunit A → MITAASATVRAEEFHAPGPSLFDLPGIAGSEVTKPMVQLFLAAILVFGFFYLASRKRALVPGKLQFAGEGAYGFVRNSVARDIIGSHDFQKFVPYLVTVFFFILVNNLFASIPFIQFPTFSRAGMAYALAGLSWLVYNGVGVARHGLLGYLKLQSVPSGVSPVMYPLLVPLEFFSNILVRPVTLALRLFCNMFAGHILLALFATGGLYLIEHVGGIGYVAGPLAWVLAILVSFLEILVQFLQAYVFVLLNAMYIQGALADEH, encoded by the coding sequence GTGATCACCGCAGCCAGCGCCACCGTCCGAGCCGAGGAGTTCCACGCTCCTGGCCCGAGCCTGTTCGACCTGCCCGGCATCGCCGGCTCCGAGGTCACCAAGCCGATGGTCCAGCTGTTCCTCGCCGCGATCCTGGTGTTCGGCTTCTTCTACCTCGCCTCGCGCAAGCGGGCGCTGGTCCCGGGCAAGCTGCAGTTCGCCGGTGAGGGCGCCTACGGCTTCGTGCGCAACAGCGTCGCGCGCGACATCATCGGCAGCCACGACTTCCAGAAGTTCGTGCCCTACCTCGTCACGGTCTTCTTCTTCATCCTGGTGAACAACCTCTTCGCCAGCATCCCGTTCATCCAGTTCCCGACCTTCAGCCGCGCCGGCATGGCCTACGCGCTGGCCGGTCTGTCCTGGCTGGTCTACAACGGCGTGGGCGTGGCCCGGCACGGCCTGCTCGGCTACCTCAAGCTGCAGAGCGTGCCGTCCGGCGTCAGCCCGGTGATGTACCCGCTGCTCGTCCCGCTGGAGTTCTTCTCCAACATCCTGGTCCGCCCGGTCACGCTGGCCCTGCGTCTGTTCTGCAACATGTTCGCCGGCCACATCCTGCTCGCGCTGTTCGCGACCGGTGGTCTCTACCTGATCGAGCACGTCGGCGGCATCGGGTACGTCGCCGGCCCGCTCGCCTGGGTCCTCGCGATCCTGGTCAGCTTCCTCGAGATCCTGGTGCAGTTCCTGCAGGCCTACGTGTTCGTCCTGCTGAACGCCATGTACATCCAGGGCGCGCTCGCCGACGAGCACTGA
- a CDS encoding F0F1 ATP synthase subunit delta, translating to MVSFRGASADAMAALTDVVGGVAEASAATVAGDLFSAAAAFRSEAALRRVVTDQSVPAEARTGLVGDLFTGKVDAATLGLLRDAAGRRWTRARDLADALEQLGVVAIVRSVGLQAGTLVDELFGVRQLVTGNSDLRNALSDPVRSAADKGGLVESLLSGKVLPATVQLVKQALSGSYRTVVAALEDYERTAAQVQGESVATVHAARALSADDEQRLASALTRQYGRPVHLNIVIDPQVLGGLRVEIGDDVIDGTVVSRLDDARRKIAG from the coding sequence ATGGTGTCCTTCCGCGGCGCCTCCGCCGACGCCATGGCCGCCCTCACCGACGTCGTCGGTGGGGTGGCCGAGGCGTCCGCAGCAACGGTGGCGGGGGACCTGTTCTCCGCGGCCGCTGCCTTCCGGTCCGAGGCGGCGCTGCGCCGCGTCGTCACCGACCAGTCGGTCCCGGCCGAGGCCCGCACGGGCCTGGTCGGCGACCTGTTCACGGGCAAGGTCGACGCGGCGACGCTCGGCCTGCTCCGTGACGCGGCCGGTCGGCGCTGGACGCGCGCCCGCGACCTCGCCGACGCGCTCGAGCAGCTGGGCGTGGTCGCCATCGTGCGGTCCGTCGGGCTGCAGGCCGGCACCCTGGTCGACGAGCTGTTCGGCGTACGCCAGCTGGTCACCGGCAACAGCGACCTGCGCAACGCGCTGTCCGACCCGGTCCGCTCCGCGGCCGACAAGGGCGGGCTCGTCGAGTCCCTCCTGTCGGGCAAGGTGCTGCCGGCGACGGTCCAGCTCGTCAAGCAGGCCCTCTCGGGCTCCTACCGCACCGTGGTGGCGGCGCTCGAGGACTACGAGCGCACCGCTGCCCAGGTGCAGGGCGAGAGCGTGGCCACCGTCCACGCCGCACGGGCCCTGTCCGCGGACGACGAGCAGCGCCTCGCCTCCGCACTGACGCGGCAGTACGGCCGCCCGGTGCACCTCAACATCGTCATCGACCCGCAGGTCCTCGGCGGCCTGCGTGTGGAGATCGGCGATGACGTCATCGACGGCACCGTCGTCAGCCGCCTCGATGACGCCCGCCGGAAGATCGCCGGCTGA
- the atpA gene encoding F0F1 ATP synthase subunit alpha, with amino-acid sequence MTELSIRPDEIRDALAKYVADFEPAAASKEEVGTVASAADGIARVAGLPSAMANELLEFEDGTLGLALNLEDREIGVVILGDFDKIEEGQTVRRTGEILSVPVGEGYLGRVVDPLGKPIDGLGEIATEGRRALELQAPGVMMRKSVHEPLATGIKAIDSMTPIGRGQRQLIIGDRATGKTTVAIDTIINQKQNWESGDPTKQVRCIYVAIGQKGSTIASVRGALEEAGALEYTTIVAAPASDSAGFKYLAPYTGSAIGQHWMYDGKHVLIVFDDLTKQAEAYRAVSLLLRRPPGREAYPGDVFYLHSRLLERCAKLSDELGAGSMTGLPIIETKANDVSAFIPTNVISITDGQIFLQSDLFAANQRPAIDVGISVSRVGGAAMTKAMKAVTGSLKVDLAQYRAMEAFAMFASDLDAASKQQLARGQRLMALLKQPAYSPYPLADMTVSLWLGTSGRLDVVDTGDVLRFEREFLDYLHRSHDGILAAIRETQKFEDEDGLAAAYDSFLTQFETSDGGSIKVGHEPEAEALADDELEQEQIVKQKRA; translated from the coding sequence ATGACGGAACTCTCCATCCGTCCGGACGAGATCCGCGACGCCCTCGCCAAGTACGTCGCGGACTTCGAGCCCGCGGCCGCCAGCAAGGAAGAGGTCGGCACCGTCGCCTCTGCCGCGGACGGCATCGCCCGCGTGGCGGGCCTCCCGTCGGCCATGGCCAACGAGCTGCTCGAGTTCGAGGACGGCACGCTCGGCCTCGCGCTGAACCTCGAGGACCGCGAGATCGGTGTCGTCATCCTCGGTGACTTCGACAAGATCGAGGAGGGCCAGACGGTCCGCCGCACCGGCGAGATCCTCTCGGTCCCCGTCGGCGAGGGCTACCTCGGCCGCGTGGTCGACCCGCTCGGCAAGCCGATCGACGGCCTCGGCGAGATCGCCACGGAGGGTCGCCGCGCCCTCGAGCTCCAGGCCCCCGGCGTGATGATGCGCAAGTCGGTCCACGAGCCGCTCGCCACCGGCATCAAGGCCATCGACTCGATGACCCCGATCGGCCGTGGCCAGCGCCAGCTGATCATCGGTGACCGCGCCACCGGCAAGACCACGGTCGCGATCGACACGATCATCAACCAGAAGCAGAACTGGGAGTCGGGCGACCCGACCAAGCAGGTCCGCTGCATCTACGTCGCCATCGGCCAGAAGGGCTCGACCATCGCCTCCGTGCGTGGCGCCCTCGAGGAGGCCGGCGCCCTGGAGTACACCACCATCGTGGCGGCTCCGGCGTCCGACAGCGCGGGCTTCAAGTACCTCGCCCCCTACACCGGCTCGGCCATCGGCCAGCACTGGATGTACGACGGCAAGCACGTCCTCATCGTGTTCGACGACCTGACCAAGCAGGCCGAGGCCTACCGCGCCGTGTCGCTGCTGCTGCGTCGCCCGCCGGGCCGCGAGGCCTACCCGGGTGACGTCTTCTACCTGCACTCCCGCCTGCTGGAGCGCTGCGCGAAGCTGTCCGACGAGCTCGGTGCGGGCTCGATGACCGGTCTGCCGATCATCGAGACCAAGGCCAACGACGTCTCGGCGTTCATCCCGACCAACGTCATCTCGATCACCGACGGCCAGATCTTCCTGCAGTCGGACCTGTTCGCGGCCAACCAGCGCCCGGCCATCGACGTCGGCATCTCGGTCTCCCGCGTGGGTGGTGCCGCGATGACGAAGGCGATGAAGGCCGTCACCGGCTCGCTCAAGGTCGACCTGGCGCAGTACCGCGCCATGGAGGCGTTCGCCATGTTCGCCTCGGACCTCGACGCCGCGTCGAAGCAGCAGCTGGCCCGCGGCCAGCGGCTGATGGCGCTGCTGAAGCAGCCGGCCTACTCGCCGTACCCGCTGGCGGACATGACCGTCTCCCTGTGGCTCGGCACCTCGGGTCGCCTCGACGTCGTCGACACCGGTGACGTGCTGCGCTTCGAGCGTGAGTTCCTCGACTACCTGCACCGCTCGCACGACGGCATCCTCGCCGCGATCCGCGAGACGCAGAAGTTCGAGGACGAGGACGGCCTCGCGGCGGCGTACGACTCCTTCCTGACCCAGTTCGAGACCTCGGACGGTGGCAGCATCAAGGTCGGGCACGAGCCCGAGGCCGAGGCGCTCGCCGACGACGAGCTCGAGCAGGAGCAGATCGTCAAGCAGAAGCGAGCCTGA
- a CDS encoding F0F1 ATP synthase subunit B, translating into MKSLLIVAAAEAEEHNPLVPEWIEVVLALVVFAILFFAIKKFVVPNFETTFAERSAAIEGGIAAAATKQAEADAKLAELEQQLADARHEAARIREEAREQGAAIVAEMREQAQAEANRIVEHGKTQIEAERQQAVTSLRAEVGSLATGLAGRIVGESLEDDARQSRVVERFLAELETANAADAGKDA; encoded by the coding sequence ATGAAGTCACTGTTGATCGTCGCCGCCGCTGAGGCGGAAGAGCACAACCCGCTCGTCCCTGAGTGGATCGAGGTCGTCCTCGCCCTCGTGGTGTTCGCGATCCTCTTCTTCGCCATCAAGAAGTTCGTCGTCCCGAATTTCGAGACGACGTTCGCCGAGCGTTCGGCGGCGATCGAGGGTGGCATCGCCGCGGCTGCGACCAAGCAGGCCGAGGCGGACGCCAAGCTGGCCGAGCTCGAGCAGCAGCTCGCTGACGCCCGTCACGAGGCGGCTCGCATCCGCGAGGAGGCTCGTGAGCAGGGTGCCGCGATCGTGGCCGAGATGCGGGAGCAGGCGCAGGCCGAGGCCAACCGCATCGTCGAGCACGGCAAGACGCAGATCGAGGCCGAGCGCCAGCAGGCGGTCACCTCGCTCCGCGCCGAGGTCGGCTCCCTCGCGACCGGCCTCGCCGGCCGCATCGTCGGTGAGTCGCTCGAGGACGACGCGCGCCAGTCGCGCGTGGTCGAGCGCTTCCTCGCCGAGCTGGAGACGGCCAACGCGGCTGACGCGGGCAAGGACGCGTGA
- the atpE gene encoding ATP synthase F0 subunit C, whose amino-acid sequence MGGSLNMIGYGLAAIGPGIGIGLIFAAYINGVARQPEAQSRLQSIAILGFALAEALAIIGIALAFVLKASNT is encoded by the coding sequence ATGGGTGGCTCTCTCAACATGATCGGTTACGGCCTGGCCGCCATCGGCCCGGGTATCGGCATCGGTCTGATCTTCGCCGCGTACATCAACGGCGTTGCCCGCCAGCCCGAGGCGCAGAGCCGCCTCCAGTCGATCGCGATCCTCGGATTCGCGCTCGCCGAGGCGCTCGCGATCATCGGCATCGCCCTGGCGTTCGTCCTCAAGGCCTCGAACACCTGA
- a CDS encoding AtpZ/AtpI family protein: MSQPEEKPKGDPWHAFGYIVAGVAFYGFAGWLVDRWLGTTFLVAVGILVGAALGIYQTAARFRVDPPDQPHSTPPDSTDEQ; encoded by the coding sequence ATGAGTCAGCCCGAGGAGAAGCCCAAGGGCGATCCGTGGCATGCGTTCGGCTACATCGTGGCCGGGGTCGCGTTCTACGGCTTCGCGGGGTGGCTCGTGGACCGATGGCTGGGCACCACGTTCCTCGTTGCGGTGGGCATCCTCGTGGGTGCCGCGCTGGGGATCTACCAGACAGCCGCACGGTTCCGCGTGGATCCACCAGACCAGCCGCACAGCACCCCGCCCGACAGCACCGACGAGCAGTGA